One genomic region from Nomascus leucogenys isolate Asia unplaced genomic scaffold, Asia_NLE_v1 000734F_111009_qpd_obj, whole genome shotgun sequence encodes:
- the LOC100602647 gene encoding tubulin alpha-1C chain isoform X1, with amino-acid sequence MRECISIHVGQAGVQIGNACWELYCLEHGIQPDGQMPSDKTIGGGDDSFNTFFSETGAGKHVPRAVFVDLEPTVIDEVRTGTYRQLFHPEQLITGKEDAANNYARGHYTIGKEIIDLVLDRIRKLADQCTGLQGFLVFHSFGGGTGSGFTSLLMERLSVDYGKKSKLEFSIYPAPQVSTAVVEPYNSILTTHTTLEHSDCAFMVDNEAIYDICRRNLDIERPTYTNLNRLISQIVSSITASLRFDGALNVDLTEFQTNLVPYPRIHFPLATYAPVISAEKAYHEQLTVAEITNACFEPANQMVKCDPRHGKYMACCLLYRGDVVPKDVNAAIATIKTKRSIQFVDWCPTGFKVGINYQPPTVVPGGDLAKVQRAVCMLSNTTAIAEAWARLDHKFDLMYAKRAFVHWYVGEGMEEGEFSEAREDMAALEKDYEEVGADSADGEDEGEEY; translated from the exons ATG CGTGAGTGCATCTCcatccacgttggccaggctggtgtccagaTTGGCAATGCCTGCTGGGAGCTCTACTGCCTGGAACACGGCATCCAGCCTGATGGTCAGATGCCAAGTGACAAGACCATTGGGGGAGGAGATGATTCCTTCAACACCTTCTTCAGTGAGACGGGCGCTGGCAAGCACGTGCCCAGGGCAGTGTTTGTAGACTTGGAACCCACAGTCATTG ATGAAGTTCGCACTGGCACGTACCGCCAGCTCTTCCACCCTGAGCAACTCATCACAGGCAAGGAAGATGCTGCCAATAACTATGCCCGAGGGCACTACACCATTGGCAAGGAGATCATTGACCTCGTGTTGGACCGAATTCGCAAGCTG GCTGACCAGTGCACTGGTCTTCAGGGCTTCTTGGTTTTCCACAGCTTTGGTGGGGGAACTGGTTCTGGGTTCACCTCGCTACTCATGGAACGTCTCTCTGTTGATTATGGCAAGAAGTCCAAGCTGGAGTTCTCCATTTACCCGGCGCCCCAGGTTTCCACAGCTGTAGTTGAGCCCTACAACTCCATCCTCACCACCCACACCACCCTGGAGCACTCTGATTGTGCCTTCATGGTGGACAATGAGGCCATCTATGACATCTGTCGTAGAAACCTCGATATCGAGCGCCCAACCTACACTAACCTTAACCGCCTTATTAGCCAGATTGTGTCCTCCATCACTGCTTCCCTGAGATTTGATGGAGCCCTGAATGTTGACCTGACAgaattccagaccaacctggTGCCCTATCCCCGCATCCACTTCCCTCTGGCCACGTATGCCCCTGTCATCTCTGCTGAGAAAGCCTACCATGAACAGCTTACTGTAGCAGAGATCACCAACGCTTGCTTTGAGCCAGCCAACCAGATGGTGAAATGTGACCCTCGCCACGGTAAATACATGGCTTGCTGCCTGTTGTACCGTGGCGACGTGGTTCCCAAAGATGTCAATGCTGCCATTGCCACCATCAAGACCAAGCGCAGCATCCAGTTTGTGGATTGGTGCCCCACTGGCTTCAAGGTTGGCATCAACTACCAGCCTCCCACTGTGGTGCCTGGTGGAGACCTGGCCAAGGTGCAGAGAGCTGTGTGCATGCTGAGCAACACCACAGCTATTGCTGAGGCCTGGGCTCGCCTGGACCACAAGTTTGACCTGATGTATGCCAAGCGTGCCTTTGTTCACTGGTACGTGGGTGAGGGGATGGAGGAAGGTGAGTTTTCAGAGGCCCGTGAAGACATGGCTGCCCTTGAGAAGGATTATGAGGAGGTTGGAGCAGATAGTGCTGATGGAGAGGATGAGGGTGAAGAGTATTAA
- the LOC100602647 gene encoding tubulin alpha-1C chain isoform X2, with protein MPSDKTIGGGDDSFNTFFSETGAGKHVPRAVFVDLEPTVIDEVRTGTYRQLFHPEQLITGKEDAANNYARGHYTIGKEIIDLVLDRIRKLADQCTGLQGFLVFHSFGGGTGSGFTSLLMERLSVDYGKKSKLEFSIYPAPQVSTAVVEPYNSILTTHTTLEHSDCAFMVDNEAIYDICRRNLDIERPTYTNLNRLISQIVSSITASLRFDGALNVDLTEFQTNLVPYPRIHFPLATYAPVISAEKAYHEQLTVAEITNACFEPANQMVKCDPRHGKYMACCLLYRGDVVPKDVNAAIATIKTKRSIQFVDWCPTGFKVGINYQPPTVVPGGDLAKVQRAVCMLSNTTAIAEAWARLDHKFDLMYAKRAFVHWYVGEGMEEGEFSEAREDMAALEKDYEEVGADSADGEDEGEEY; from the exons ATGCCAAGTGACAAGACCATTGGGGGAGGAGATGATTCCTTCAACACCTTCTTCAGTGAGACGGGCGCTGGCAAGCACGTGCCCAGGGCAGTGTTTGTAGACTTGGAACCCACAGTCATTG ATGAAGTTCGCACTGGCACGTACCGCCAGCTCTTCCACCCTGAGCAACTCATCACAGGCAAGGAAGATGCTGCCAATAACTATGCCCGAGGGCACTACACCATTGGCAAGGAGATCATTGACCTCGTGTTGGACCGAATTCGCAAGCTG GCTGACCAGTGCACTGGTCTTCAGGGCTTCTTGGTTTTCCACAGCTTTGGTGGGGGAACTGGTTCTGGGTTCACCTCGCTACTCATGGAACGTCTCTCTGTTGATTATGGCAAGAAGTCCAAGCTGGAGTTCTCCATTTACCCGGCGCCCCAGGTTTCCACAGCTGTAGTTGAGCCCTACAACTCCATCCTCACCACCCACACCACCCTGGAGCACTCTGATTGTGCCTTCATGGTGGACAATGAGGCCATCTATGACATCTGTCGTAGAAACCTCGATATCGAGCGCCCAACCTACACTAACCTTAACCGCCTTATTAGCCAGATTGTGTCCTCCATCACTGCTTCCCTGAGATTTGATGGAGCCCTGAATGTTGACCTGACAgaattccagaccaacctggTGCCCTATCCCCGCATCCACTTCCCTCTGGCCACGTATGCCCCTGTCATCTCTGCTGAGAAAGCCTACCATGAACAGCTTACTGTAGCAGAGATCACCAACGCTTGCTTTGAGCCAGCCAACCAGATGGTGAAATGTGACCCTCGCCACGGTAAATACATGGCTTGCTGCCTGTTGTACCGTGGCGACGTGGTTCCCAAAGATGTCAATGCTGCCATTGCCACCATCAAGACCAAGCGCAGCATCCAGTTTGTGGATTGGTGCCCCACTGGCTTCAAGGTTGGCATCAACTACCAGCCTCCCACTGTGGTGCCTGGTGGAGACCTGGCCAAGGTGCAGAGAGCTGTGTGCATGCTGAGCAACACCACAGCTATTGCTGAGGCCTGGGCTCGCCTGGACCACAAGTTTGACCTGATGTATGCCAAGCGTGCCTTTGTTCACTGGTACGTGGGTGAGGGGATGGAGGAAGGTGAGTTTTCAGAGGCCCGTGAAGACATGGCTGCCCTTGAGAAGGATTATGAGGAGGTTGGAGCAGATAGTGCTGATGGAGAGGATGAGGGTGAAGAGTATTAA